Proteins encoded together in one Undibacterium sp. CCC3.4 window:
- a CDS encoding Glu/Leu/Phe/Val dehydrogenase encodes MSTPHQIPSYLTPSETGPWSVYLEQIDRVTPYLGSLSRWVETLKRPKRILIVDVPIERDDGSIAHFEGYRVQHNTSRGPGKGGVRFHQDVTLSEVMALSAWMTIKNSAVNVPYGGAKGGIRVDPKTLSRGELMRMTRRYTSEIGIIIGPDKDIPAPDVNTNEQTMAWMMDTYSMNEGRNATGVVTGKPISLGGSLGRREATGRGVFVVGCEAAAKRGMAITGAKIAVQGFGNVGGIAARLFAEAGAKVVAVQDHGGTIFHSNGLNVAALLEHVATHGSVAGFAAIEAVLPDQEFWAVNCDIMIPAALEQQITADNANQIRAKIILEGANGPTTPQADDILRDKGVLVVPDVIANAGGVTVSYFEWVQDFSSYFWTEDEINQRLTRIMTEAFNAVWQVTEEKQVSLRTAAFIIGCSRVLQAREVRGLYP; translated from the coding sequence ATGAGCACACCGCATCAGATTCCCTCCTACCTCACCCCGAGCGAAACCGGCCCTTGGTCGGTGTATCTTGAGCAAATCGACCGCGTCACGCCGTATCTCGGTTCGCTGTCGCGCTGGGTCGAAACTCTCAAACGTCCGAAACGTATTTTGATCGTCGATGTGCCTATCGAGCGTGATGATGGCAGTATTGCCCACTTCGAAGGCTACCGTGTACAGCACAATACTTCGCGCGGTCCGGGTAAGGGTGGCGTGCGCTTTCATCAAGATGTGACACTCTCAGAAGTGATGGCCTTGTCGGCCTGGATGACGATTAAAAACTCGGCTGTCAATGTGCCATACGGTGGTGCTAAAGGCGGTATCCGCGTGGATCCGAAGACCTTGTCACGCGGCGAATTGATGCGCATGACGCGCCGGTATACTTCCGAAATCGGTATCATTATCGGCCCGGACAAAGATATTCCTGCACCCGACGTCAACACCAATGAGCAAACCATGGCGTGGATGATGGATACGTATTCGATGAATGAGGGGCGCAACGCTACCGGCGTGGTGACCGGCAAGCCGATTTCTTTGGGTGGTAGTTTGGGGCGGCGCGAAGCTACCGGGCGCGGCGTATTTGTGGTTGGTTGTGAAGCGGCGGCTAAGCGTGGTATGGCCATCACCGGTGCGAAAATTGCTGTGCAAGGTTTCGGCAATGTCGGCGGGATTGCGGCACGCTTGTTTGCCGAAGCGGGTGCCAAAGTAGTGGCGGTGCAGGATCATGGCGGGACGATTTTTCATTCCAACGGTTTGAATGTAGCGGCCTTGCTCGAGCATGTCGCTACGCATGGCAGTGTGGCTGGTTTCGCTGCCATCGAAGCGGTGCTGCCGGATCAGGAATTCTGGGCCGTCAATTGCGACATCATGATTCCCGCCGCACTTGAACAGCAAATCACGGCAGACAATGCCAATCAGATACGTGCCAAGATTATTTTGGAAGGTGCCAACGGCCCGACTACCCCGCAAGCCGATGATATTTTGCGCGACAAGGGTGTATTAGTGGTACCCGATGTGATCGCCAATGCCGGTGGTGTGACGGTATCGTACTTCGAATGGGTACAGGATTTCTCCAGCTATTTCTGGACTGAAGATGAGATCAATCAACGTCTCACTCGCATCATGACAGAAGCGTTCAATGCAGTTTGGCAAGTGACGGAAGAGAAGCAAGTGTCTTTGCGAACGGCAGCTTTCATTATCGGTTGCTCACGCGTGTTGCAAGCGCGTGAAGTGCGCGGTCTGTATCCTTAA
- a CDS encoding amino acid ABC transporter permease, with protein MFANFDFDVIQRSWVYLFATGMTFTLKLTLMAMLGGTVLGTFLAMMRLSSNKLVAGFATTYVNIMRSVPLVLVIFWFYFLVPYLGAWVTGSNEPMQVGAFSSCLITFVMFEAAYYCEIMRSGIQSIPRGQIWAGYAMGMNYWQTMGHIVLPQAFRNMIPILFTQTIVLFQDVSLVYVLSITDFVGAASKVAQRDGRLVEMYSFVAVVYFIMCFGLSSLVKKLQQKVAIIR; from the coding sequence ATGTTTGCCAATTTTGACTTTGATGTGATCCAGCGTTCCTGGGTCTATTTGTTTGCCACCGGCATGACGTTTACGCTCAAGCTGACTTTGATGGCGATGCTCGGTGGTACGGTACTCGGGACGTTTCTGGCGATGATGCGTTTGTCCAGCAATAAACTGGTGGCCGGTTTTGCGACCACCTATGTCAATATCATGCGTTCCGTTCCGCTGGTGTTGGTGATTTTTTGGTTCTACTTTCTGGTGCCGTATCTTGGTGCTTGGGTCACCGGTTCGAATGAACCGATGCAGGTGGGTGCCTTCTCTTCTTGCCTGATTACTTTCGTCATGTTTGAAGCTGCGTATTACTGCGAAATTATGCGCTCCGGGATACAGTCGATTCCGCGTGGACAAATTTGGGCTGGTTATGCGATGGGCATGAATTACTGGCAAACCATGGGGCATATTGTTTTGCCTCAGGCGTTCCGGAATATGATTCCGATTTTATTCACCCAAACCATCGTGCTGTTCCAAGACGTCTCGCTGGTGTATGTGTTATCGATTACCGACTTCGTCGGCGCCGCCTCGAAAGTGGCACAACGCGATGGCCGTTTGGTGGAGATGTATTCGTTTGTGGCCGTGGTGTATTTCATCATGTGTTTCGGCTTGTCGAGCCTGGTGAAAAAATTACAGCAAAAGGTAGCGATCATTCGCTAG
- a CDS encoding acyl-CoA thioesterase, with the protein MSDLMQTTLPPHMPTLRVMPMPADANIHGDVFGGWIMSQVDIAGAIPAARRANGRVATIAVNSFLFKQPVFVGDLLSFYAEVVKVGNTSITISVEVYAERNRLQASTVKVTEATLTYVATDEERKPRQIPPLSALATVR; encoded by the coding sequence ATGTCTGATCTCATGCAAACTACTCTGCCGCCCCACATGCCTACCCTGCGGGTCATGCCTATGCCAGCCGATGCCAATATCCATGGCGACGTGTTCGGCGGCTGGATCATGTCCCAAGTCGACATCGCCGGAGCGATTCCGGCCGCCCGGCGCGCCAACGGCCGCGTCGCCACCATCGCGGTCAACTCTTTCCTGTTCAAACAACCGGTGTTTGTCGGCGACCTGCTGTCGTTCTATGCCGAAGTCGTCAAGGTCGGCAATACCTCGATCACCATTTCGGTCGAAGTGTATGCCGAACGTAACCGTCTGCAAGCCAGCACCGTCAAAGTCACCGAAGCCACTCTGACCTACGTCGCTACCGATGAAGAGCGCAAACCGCGCCAGATCCCACCGCTGAGCGCACTGGCGACGGTACGCTGA
- a CDS encoding ABC transporter ATP-binding protein/permease has product MRRRENTGNRSLPAADQPRGDWSTIKTLLPYLWAYKWRVLLALSFLVAAKLANVSVPLLLKKLVDNMTISPSHPAAQLVLPVGLLLAYGALRLSTTMFTELREFVFAKVTQRAVRTIALQVFRHLHALSLRFHLNRQTGGVTRDIERGTRAVSSLVSYALFSIVPTLLEITMVLIYLSTHYDKWFGIITFCALFLYIAFTITVTEWRTHFRRTMNELDSKAHTKAIDSLLNYETVKYFGNEEYEAQRYDQGLQNFEAAAVKSQTSLSLLNTGQSLIIATAVTLILWRATAGVIDGSMSLGDLVLVNSFMLQLYVPLNFLGVLYREIKQSMADMEKLFSLLEQNQDIADSETALPLRIKHDASISFEHVNFSYESNRQILFDINFTIAAGTTTAVVGHSGSGKSTLSRLLFRFYDIESGVIAIAGQDVRALTQASVRAAIGIVPQDTVLFNDTIEYNIGYGKPGASKAEIIAVAKAAYIHDFIESLPDGYQAMVGERGLKLSGGEKQRVAIARTLLKNPPILIFDEATSALDSQSEQMIQAQLKEISRSHTSLVIAHRLSTIVDAQQILVMDQGRIIERGTHALLLAQQGAYARMWERQQSGASEVAVAALAEI; this is encoded by the coding sequence ATGCGTCGCAGAGAAAACACCGGCAACCGCAGCCTGCCCGCTGCCGACCAGCCACGCGGCGACTGGTCAACCATCAAAACCCTGTTGCCTTATCTGTGGGCCTACAAATGGCGGGTGTTATTGGCTTTGTCATTTTTGGTCGCGGCCAAGCTGGCCAATGTCAGCGTGCCTTTATTGCTGAAAAAATTAGTCGACAACATGACGATTTCGCCCAGCCATCCGGCGGCGCAGTTGGTCCTGCCGGTCGGTCTGTTGTTGGCCTATGGTGCGCTGCGCTTGTCGACGACGATGTTTACGGAATTGCGCGAATTTGTCTTCGCCAAGGTGACGCAGCGGGCGGTACGCACGATTGCCTTACAAGTGTTCCGTCATTTGCATGCGCTGTCGCTGCGCTTTCATCTCAATCGTCAAACCGGTGGCGTCACGCGGGACATTGAACGCGGCACGCGCGCGGTGTCGTCGCTGGTGTCGTATGCCTTGTTCAGCATTGTGCCGACTTTGTTGGAAATTACCATGGTGCTGATTTATTTGAGCACGCATTATGATAAATGGTTTGGCATCATTACTTTTTGCGCGCTGTTTTTGTATATCGCTTTCACGATTACGGTTACCGAATGGCGCACGCATTTTCGCCGCACCATGAATGAGCTCGATTCCAAGGCGCATACCAAAGCGATCGATTCCTTACTCAATTATGAAACGGTAAAGTATTTTGGCAATGAGGAATACGAAGCGCAACGCTATGACCAAGGCTTGCAGAATTTTGAGGCGGCTGCCGTTAAATCGCAGACCAGTCTGTCTTTACTCAATACCGGGCAGTCGCTGATCATCGCCACGGCCGTCACGTTGATATTGTGGCGCGCTACCGCCGGTGTGATCGATGGCAGTATGAGTCTGGGTGATCTGGTGTTGGTCAATTCTTTCATGCTGCAATTGTATGTGCCGCTGAATTTTCTCGGTGTGTTGTACCGCGAGATCAAACAGAGCATGGCCGATATGGAGAAACTGTTTTCTCTGTTGGAGCAGAATCAGGATATTGCCGACAGTGAAACAGCGCTGCCGCTGCGTATCAAGCACGATGCTTCGATCAGTTTCGAACACGTCAATTTCAGTTATGAGAGTAATCGTCAGATTTTATTCGATATCAATTTCACGATAGCCGCCGGTACGACGACGGCGGTGGTTGGCCACAGTGGTTCCGGGAAGTCGACGCTGTCGCGTTTGTTGTTCCGTTTTTATGATATCGAGAGTGGCGTGATTGCGATCGCTGGCCAAGATGTGCGCGCGCTGACCCAGGCCTCGGTCCGTGCTGCCATCGGTATCGTGCCGCAAGATACAGTTCTGTTCAACGATACGATTGAATACAACATCGGTTATGGCAAACCGGGTGCAAGCAAGGCAGAAATTATCGCCGTGGCCAAGGCCGCGTATATCCATGATTTCATCGAGTCGCTGCCGGATGGTTACCAGGCTATGGTGGGTGAGCGCGGCTTGAAATTATCGGGCGGTGAAAAACAAAGGGTGGCGATCGCCAGGACGCTGCTGAAAAATCCGCCGATTTTGATTTTTGATGAAGCGACCTCGGCGCTCGATTCGCAATCTGAGCAAATGATACAGGCGCAATTAAAAGAGATTTCACGCAGCCACACCAGTTTGGTGATTGCCCATCGGCTCTCGACCATCGTCGATGCACAGCAGATTTTGGTCATGGATCAAGGCCGTATCATCGAGCGCGGCACCCATGCGCTGTTACTGGCTCAGCAAGGCGCGTATGCACGTATGTGGGAGCGCCAACAAAGTGGTGCGAGCGAAGTCGCTGTCGCCGCATTGGCGGAAATATAA
- a CDS encoding amino acid ABC transporter substrate-binding protein, with translation MKMLKVLALMAAAGLLVGTASAQETGTLKKIKETGIITLGVRDSSIPFSYLDDKQSYEGYSIDLCMKIVTSVQKQLGLSSLNVKLNPVTSATRIPLMANGTIDLECGSTTNNVERQKQVAFAPTTFVTANRILSKKAAHIKTLADLKGKSVVSTSGTANLKQLTQLNADQNLGITILPAKDHAEAFLMVETGRAVAFVMDDILLASLAANSKAPSDYEISKEALSVEPYGIMLRKDDPAFKKAVDTAISNVLTSGDINRIYAKWFLQPIPPKGISMNWPMSDNFKAVVAKPTDSGEPAAYAAVPEAQQAVLKKKK, from the coding sequence ATGAAAATGTTAAAAGTTTTGGCATTGATGGCGGCTGCGGGCTTGTTGGTCGGCACCGCTTCTGCCCAAGAAACAGGCACACTGAAGAAAATTAAAGAAACTGGCATCATTACGCTGGGCGTACGCGATTCCTCGATTCCCTTTTCGTATTTGGATGACAAACAATCGTATGAAGGTTATTCGATCGATTTGTGCATGAAAATCGTCACTTCGGTACAAAAACAACTGGGTTTGAGCTCACTCAATGTCAAGCTCAACCCTGTCACTTCCGCCACCCGTATCCCTTTGATGGCCAATGGCACCATCGATCTGGAATGCGGTTCGACGACTAATAACGTTGAACGCCAAAAGCAAGTTGCTTTTGCTCCAACCACGTTTGTCACAGCCAACCGGATTTTGTCGAAAAAAGCTGCGCACATCAAGACCTTGGCTGATTTGAAGGGCAAGTCTGTCGTATCGACTTCCGGTACCGCAAATCTGAAACAATTAACGCAGTTGAATGCCGATCAAAACTTGGGCATCACTATTTTGCCAGCCAAAGACCATGCGGAAGCCTTTCTGATGGTAGAAACCGGTCGTGCCGTCGCTTTCGTGATGGATGATATTTTGCTCGCTTCCTTGGCTGCCAATTCCAAGGCGCCAAGCGATTACGAAATCAGCAAAGAAGCTTTGTCGGTTGAACCATACGGCATCATGCTGCGCAAAGATGATCCTGCTTTCAAGAAAGCTGTCGATACAGCGATCAGCAATGTGTTGACTTCGGGCGACATCAACCGCATCTATGCGAAATGGTTCTTGCAACCGATTCCGCCTAAAGGCATTTCCATGAACTGGCCAATGTCTGATAATTTCAAGGCCGTAGTCGCCAAGCCAACTGATTCCGGTGAACCAGCAGCGTATGCTGCCGTACCTGAAGCACAGCAAGCGGTATTGAAAAAGAAAAAATAA
- a CDS encoding amino acid ABC transporter substrate-binding protein codes for MRMLDKCWAAGLLYLLVAALPLTAAADTLAHIKETQTVTIAYRESSVPFSYLTTGKVPMGYSIDVCLKFVDAIKKELKSPGLKVNYVSVTPSTRIAMIAEGHADMECGSTTNNAERRKQVSFIIPHFFAATRMIVRSDAGIKNWTDLKDKKVVTTKGTTTVKLLNDRDKARGLNLRLLEGNDHAESFGMVEKFSADAFTMDDVLLYGFRANSSHPDKFVIVGDALSTEPYGIVVHKEDAAFKDLLDREMARMMNDGELTRLYDKWFKKAIPPNGVNLAMPMGFLLRDNIRFPSDKVAD; via the coding sequence ATGAGAATGCTGGACAAATGCTGGGCGGCAGGTTTGCTGTACTTGTTGGTGGCCGCTTTGCCGCTTACTGCTGCGGCCGACACGCTCGCGCACATCAAAGAGACGCAAACCGTGACGATTGCGTATCGCGAATCGTCGGTACCGTTTTCGTATTTGACGACGGGTAAAGTACCGATGGGTTACTCGATCGATGTCTGCCTGAAATTTGTCGACGCAATTAAAAAGGAATTGAAGTCGCCGGGCTTGAAAGTCAATTACGTTTCGGTCACACCGAGTACCCGGATTGCCATGATTGCCGAAGGCCATGCCGATATGGAGTGCGGCTCGACGACGAATAACGCAGAACGGCGTAAGCAAGTCAGTTTCATCATCCCCCATTTTTTCGCCGCGACGCGCATGATCGTGCGCAGTGATGCCGGCATCAAGAACTGGACCGATCTCAAAGATAAGAAAGTCGTGACGACCAAGGGCACTACCACGGTCAAGTTGCTCAATGACAGAGATAAGGCGCGCGGCTTGAACCTGCGCTTATTGGAAGGCAATGATCATGCCGAATCGTTTGGCATGGTAGAGAAGTTTTCGGCCGATGCGTTTACCATGGATGATGTGTTGCTATATGGTTTTCGTGCCAACAGCAGTCATCCCGACAAATTTGTCATCGTCGGCGATGCGCTGTCGACCGAACCGTATGGCATCGTCGTGCATAAAGAGGATGCGGCGTTCAAGGATTTGCTCGATCGCGAAATGGCGCGCATGATGAATGACGGCGAGCTCACGCGTCTGTATGATAAATGGTTTAAAAAAGCGATTCCGCCAAATGGCGTTAATTTGGCGATGCCGATGGGTTTTTTGCTGAGAGATAATATTCGCTTTCCTTCGGATAAAGTTGCCGACTGA
- a CDS encoding LysR family transcriptional regulator, giving the protein METKWLEDFVSLAETNSFSRSAELRHVTQPAFSRRIQSLEAWLGSDLIDRTSYPTRLTHAGEVFYEQALAMLGQINNARALLRGKRTSPQTTVDFAVPHTLSLTYVPRWLTGLESAFGEIHSRLLALNVHDAVMTLVEGGCDLLLCYHHPRQPLLLDASQYDMISMGREALRAYTRCNKQGQPDFVLPGTAEAPLPFLAYANNAYLGRMVDLVLNDGRIPLHLEKCYETDMAEGLKMMALEGRGVAFLPASAVTREVRQKLLARADEESGAWELEMEIRLYRERPSLQRPGKAVVSRLWEYLEQVQSRDDKKVQKKNRK; this is encoded by the coding sequence ATGGAAACCAAGTGGCTGGAAGATTTTGTCTCGCTGGCTGAAACCAATAGTTTCAGCCGTTCGGCGGAGTTGCGTCATGTGACGCAGCCGGCATTTTCGCGCCGTATTCAATCGCTGGAAGCGTGGTTGGGCAGCGATTTGATCGACAGGACTTCCTACCCGACACGTTTGACACATGCCGGTGAAGTGTTTTACGAGCAGGCGCTGGCGATGTTGGGGCAGATTAATAATGCGCGGGCGCTGTTACGCGGTAAACGCACCAGCCCACAGACTACGGTCGATTTTGCCGTGCCGCATACGCTGTCACTGACCTATGTACCACGCTGGCTGACCGGCCTGGAAAGTGCCTTCGGCGAAATTCATAGCCGCCTGCTGGCGCTGAATGTACATGATGCCGTCATGACGCTGGTTGAAGGCGGCTGTGATTTGTTGCTGTGCTATCACCATCCGCGCCAACCCTTGTTACTCGATGCCAGTCAGTACGACATGATCAGCATGGGCCGCGAAGCGCTGCGCGCCTATACCCGTTGCAATAAGCAAGGACAGCCCGATTTTGTTTTGCCCGGAACGGCCGAGGCACCTTTGCCATTTTTGGCCTATGCGAATAATGCCTACCTCGGGCGCATGGTCGATTTGGTGCTTAATGATGGTCGAATTCCTTTGCATTTGGAAAAATGCTATGAAACCGATATGGCGGAAGGTTTGAAAATGATGGCGCTGGAAGGCCGCGGCGTGGCATTTTTACCGGCCTCGGCGGTCACTCGCGAAGTACGCCAAAAACTGTTGGCGCGTGCCGATGAAGAGAGTGGTGCTTGGGAGTTGGAGATGGAAATTCGTTTGTACCGCGAACGCCCCTCCTTGCAACGTCCGGGCAAGGCGGTGGTATCACGTTTGTGGGAATATCTTGAGCAAGTTCAGTCAAGAGATGATAAAAAAGTACAGAAGAAAAATCGAAAATAG
- a CDS encoding amino acid ABC transporter permease: MNYNWNWNIFWEAAPDGGGSYFDSLISGLLWTLATAALAWIIALVLGSIVGTIRTGPNKWAARIGNAYVELFRNIPLLVQMFLWYFVMPELMPTEIGNWLKSMPNAPFITAVLSLGFFTSARVAVQVSTGINALPRGQRMAGTALGLSLPQTYRYVLLPMAFRIIIPSLTNEVAAIIKNSSVALTIGLMELTASARSMQEFSFQVFEAFTAATLIYLAVSVIAIVAANLLEKFLAVPGFITSGSAKSGGQ, encoded by the coding sequence ATGAATTACAATTGGAACTGGAACATATTTTGGGAGGCGGCGCCAGATGGCGGCGGCAGCTATTTTGATTCGCTGATTTCAGGTTTGCTGTGGACCTTGGCAACAGCCGCCTTGGCTTGGATCATCGCCTTGGTCTTGGGTTCCATCGTCGGTACCATCCGTACGGGCCCCAACAAATGGGCGGCACGAATCGGCAATGCGTATGTGGAATTGTTCCGCAATATACCCTTGCTGGTGCAAATGTTCCTGTGGTATTTCGTCATGCCTGAACTGATGCCTACTGAGATAGGCAACTGGCTCAAGTCCATGCCGAATGCCCCATTCATCACGGCGGTATTGAGTCTGGGCTTTTTTACCTCGGCTCGCGTCGCGGTGCAGGTATCGACCGGCATCAATGCCCTGCCACGCGGCCAACGTATGGCTGGCACGGCGCTCGGCTTGAGCTTGCCGCAGACGTACCGCTATGTGTTGCTGCCTATGGCATTTCGCATCATCATTCCTTCGCTCACGAATGAAGTCGCGGCCATCATTAAAAACAGTTCGGTCGCCTTGACCATCGGTTTGATGGAATTGACGGCCAGCGCACGCTCGATGCAAGAGTTTTCATTTCAAGTCTTTGAAGCCTTTACTGCGGCGACCTTGATCTATCTGGCCGTTTCGGTGATCGCCATTGTCGCAGCGAATCTGTTGGAAAAATTCCTGGCGGTACCTGGCTTCATTACCTCTGGTTCTGCCAAATCGGGAGGACAATAA